In a single window of the Magnolia sinica isolate HGM2019 chromosome 7, MsV1, whole genome shotgun sequence genome:
- the LOC131251641 gene encoding uncharacterized protein LOC131251641 isoform X1, with amino-acid sequence MRIRKRSLFPLPPLSHPISLLNPSSKTPGQQPQQKKETTTTAATTAKGREEKERKQVQGLHLKGDHSKHVHSKEEEEYVDRSEPSDLRLTIVKKRNGCISSYFLMPPNPHQTLEGKEEKGEDDEERLSAVHNHNNNNSKSWGAETAAGYMLPPSSSSSSSSLHPVVGRWFGGEKEVALKKRRESDGNEEEEKEMMVKEKKKVKTSKKMKKNLNENENSEKDEEEEEKDEVVSDGGFAKKRGCGNGSNSSIVGGSVMEGSRCSRVNGRGWRCCQQTLVGYALCEHHLGKGRLRSMTSVRSRSSAIVASPKCRDNNNNDDDDDDDNDIGLLLLSYEQREEEQNQDEEEEEEEKLMIIKEKKKKRRKRIGMVKARSISSLLGQTPHAASTTTTTTATTTTTTTNDISNNVVV; translated from the exons ATGAGGATTCGAAAGAGATCCTTgtttcctctccctcctctctctcatcccatctctctcttaaACCCCTCATCAAAGACTCCAGGCCAACAACCAcaacaaaagaaagaaacaacaacaacagcagcaacGACAgcaaaaggaagagaagaaaaggaaagaaaacaagTTCAAGGACTGCACTTGAAAGGGGATCATTCCAAACATGTCCattccaaagaagaagaagaatacgtGGATCGATCTGAGCCGTCTGATCTTCGTCTTACAATAGTAAAGAAGAGAAACGGATGCATTTCATCTTATTTTCTTATGCCCCCAAATCCTCATCAG ACCttggaaggaaaagaagagaaaggagaggaTGATGAAGAGAGATTGAGTGCCGTccacaaccacaacaacaacaacagtaaGAG TTGGGGTGCAGAAACTGCTGCTGGGTATATGCTtcctccctcttcttcttcttcttcttcttctcttcatccag TAGTTGGGAGATGGTTTGGAGGGGAGAAAGAGGTTGCATTGAAGAAAAGGCGAGAGAGCGATGGcaatgaagaggaagaaaaggagatgatggtgaaagagaagaagaaggtgaagactagtaagaagatgaagaagaacttgaatgaaaatgaaaacagtgagaaggatgaagaagaagaagaaaaagatgaggTTGTTAGTGATGGTGGTTTTGCAAAGAAGAGAGGGTGTGGCAATGGCAGTAATAGCAGCATCGTCGGCGGTAGTGTAATGGAGGGCTCGAGGTGTAGCCGTGTGAATGGGAGGGGCTGGCGTTGTTGCCAGCAGACGCTCGTCGGCTACGCTCTCTGCGAGCACCATCTTGGTAAGGGAAGGCTGAGGAGCATGACTAGCGTCCGCAGTCGTTCGTCTGCGATAGTTGCTTCACCAAAGTGTCGCGATAACAACAACaacgacgacgacgatgatgatgacaatgatattGGGTTATTGTTGTTGTCGTATGAGCAAAGGGAGGAGGAGCAGAAtcaagacgaagaagaagaggaggaggagaagctgatgataataaaggagaagaagaagaagagaaggaagagaatTGGGATGGTGAAGGCTCGATCCATTAGTAGCTTGCTCGGCCAAACGCCACATGCAGCTtcaaccacaaccacaaccacagcaacgacgacgacgacgacaacCAACGATATCAGCAACAATGTGGTGGTATGA
- the LOC131251641 gene encoding uncharacterized protein LOC131251641 isoform X3: MRIRKRSLFPLPPLSHPISLLNPSSKTPGQQPQQKKETTTTAATTAKGREEKERKQVQGLHLKGDHSKHVHSKEEEEYVDRSEPSDLRLTIVKKRNGCISSYFLMPPNPHQTLEGKEEKGEDDEERLSAVHNHNNNNSKSWGAETAAGYMLPPSSSSSSSSLHPGIWFGGEKEVALKKRRESDGNEEEEKEMMVKEKKKVKTSKKMKKNLNENENSEKDEEEEEKDEVVSDGGFAKKRGCGNGSNSSIVGGSVMEGSRCSRVNGRGWRCCQQTLVGYALCEHHLGKGRLRSMTSVRSRSSAIVASPKCRDNNNNDDDDDDDNDIGLLLLSYEQREEEQNQDEEEEEEEKLMIIKEKKKKRRKRIGMVKARSISSLLGQTPHAASTTTTTTATTTTTTTNDISNNVVV, translated from the exons ATGAGGATTCGAAAGAGATCCTTgtttcctctccctcctctctctcatcccatctctctcttaaACCCCTCATCAAAGACTCCAGGCCAACAACCAcaacaaaagaaagaaacaacaacaacagcagcaacGACAgcaaaaggaagagaagaaaaggaaagaaaacaagTTCAAGGACTGCACTTGAAAGGGGATCATTCCAAACATGTCCattccaaagaagaagaagaatacgtGGATCGATCTGAGCCGTCTGATCTTCGTCTTACAATAGTAAAGAAGAGAAACGGATGCATTTCATCTTATTTTCTTATGCCCCCAAATCCTCATCAG ACCttggaaggaaaagaagagaaaggagaggaTGATGAAGAGAGATTGAGTGCCGTccacaaccacaacaacaacaacagtaaGAG TTGGGGTGCAGAAACTGCTGCTGGGTATATGCTtcctccctcttcttcttcttcttcttcttctcttcatccaggtat ATGGTTTGGAGGGGAGAAAGAGGTTGCATTGAAGAAAAGGCGAGAGAGCGATGGcaatgaagaggaagaaaaggagatgatggtgaaagagaagaagaaggtgaagactagtaagaagatgaagaagaacttgaatgaaaatgaaaacagtgagaaggatgaagaagaagaagaaaaagatgaggTTGTTAGTGATGGTGGTTTTGCAAAGAAGAGAGGGTGTGGCAATGGCAGTAATAGCAGCATCGTCGGCGGTAGTGTAATGGAGGGCTCGAGGTGTAGCCGTGTGAATGGGAGGGGCTGGCGTTGTTGCCAGCAGACGCTCGTCGGCTACGCTCTCTGCGAGCACCATCTTGGTAAGGGAAGGCTGAGGAGCATGACTAGCGTCCGCAGTCGTTCGTCTGCGATAGTTGCTTCACCAAAGTGTCGCGATAACAACAACaacgacgacgacgatgatgatgacaatgatattGGGTTATTGTTGTTGTCGTATGAGCAAAGGGAGGAGGAGCAGAAtcaagacgaagaagaagaggaggaggagaagctgatgataataaaggagaagaagaagaagagaaggaagagaatTGGGATGGTGAAGGCTCGATCCATTAGTAGCTTGCTCGGCCAAACGCCACATGCAGCTtcaaccacaaccacaaccacagcaacgacgacgacgacgacaacCAACGATATCAGCAACAATGTGGTGGTATGA
- the LOC131251641 gene encoding uncharacterized protein LOC131251641 isoform X2: protein MRIRKRSLFPLPPLSHPISLLNPSSKTPGQQPQQKKETTTTAATTAKGREEKERKQVQGLHLKGDHSKHVHSKEEEEYVDRSEPSDLRLTIVKKRNGCISSYFLMPPNPHQTLEGKEEKGEDDEERLSAVHNHNNNNSKSWGAETAAGYMLPPSSSSSSSSLHPVGRWFGGEKEVALKKRRESDGNEEEEKEMMVKEKKKVKTSKKMKKNLNENENSEKDEEEEEKDEVVSDGGFAKKRGCGNGSNSSIVGGSVMEGSRCSRVNGRGWRCCQQTLVGYALCEHHLGKGRLRSMTSVRSRSSAIVASPKCRDNNNNDDDDDDDNDIGLLLLSYEQREEEQNQDEEEEEEEKLMIIKEKKKKRRKRIGMVKARSISSLLGQTPHAASTTTTTTATTTTTTTNDISNNVVV, encoded by the exons ATGAGGATTCGAAAGAGATCCTTgtttcctctccctcctctctctcatcccatctctctcttaaACCCCTCATCAAAGACTCCAGGCCAACAACCAcaacaaaagaaagaaacaacaacaacagcagcaacGACAgcaaaaggaagagaagaaaaggaaagaaaacaagTTCAAGGACTGCACTTGAAAGGGGATCATTCCAAACATGTCCattccaaagaagaagaagaatacgtGGATCGATCTGAGCCGTCTGATCTTCGTCTTACAATAGTAAAGAAGAGAAACGGATGCATTTCATCTTATTTTCTTATGCCCCCAAATCCTCATCAG ACCttggaaggaaaagaagagaaaggagaggaTGATGAAGAGAGATTGAGTGCCGTccacaaccacaacaacaacaacagtaaGAG TTGGGGTGCAGAAACTGCTGCTGGGTATATGCTtcctccctcttcttcttcttcttcttcttctcttcatccag TTGGGAGATGGTTTGGAGGGGAGAAAGAGGTTGCATTGAAGAAAAGGCGAGAGAGCGATGGcaatgaagaggaagaaaaggagatgatggtgaaagagaagaagaaggtgaagactagtaagaagatgaagaagaacttgaatgaaaatgaaaacagtgagaaggatgaagaagaagaagaaaaagatgaggTTGTTAGTGATGGTGGTTTTGCAAAGAAGAGAGGGTGTGGCAATGGCAGTAATAGCAGCATCGTCGGCGGTAGTGTAATGGAGGGCTCGAGGTGTAGCCGTGTGAATGGGAGGGGCTGGCGTTGTTGCCAGCAGACGCTCGTCGGCTACGCTCTCTGCGAGCACCATCTTGGTAAGGGAAGGCTGAGGAGCATGACTAGCGTCCGCAGTCGTTCGTCTGCGATAGTTGCTTCACCAAAGTGTCGCGATAACAACAACaacgacgacgacgatgatgatgacaatgatattGGGTTATTGTTGTTGTCGTATGAGCAAAGGGAGGAGGAGCAGAAtcaagacgaagaagaagaggaggaggagaagctgatgataataaaggagaagaagaagaagagaaggaagagaatTGGGATGGTGAAGGCTCGATCCATTAGTAGCTTGCTCGGCCAAACGCCACATGCAGCTtcaaccacaaccacaaccacagcaacgacgacgacgacgacaacCAACGATATCAGCAACAATGTGGTGGTATGA